In one window of Streptomyces griseus subsp. griseus DNA:
- the dxr gene encoding 1-deoxy-D-xylulose-5-phosphate reductoisomerase, whose translation MSDSPAPLADPHLLFDTADGRRDLVILGSTGSIGTQAIDLVLRNPDRFRVTALSAAGGRTGLLAEQAHLLRVKTVAVADPGAVPALREALRERYGAGEPLPELLAGPDAAATLAASDCHTVLNGITGSIGLAPTLAALKAGRTLALANKESLIVGGPLVKALAAPGQIIPVDSEHAALFQALAAGKRADVRRLVVTASGGPFRGRTREELADVTREQALTHPTWAMGPVITINSATLVNKGLEVIEAHLLYDIPFDRIEVVVHPQSYVHSMVEFTDGSTLAQATPPDMGGPIAIGLGWPERVPDAAPAFDWSKASTWEFFPLDTEAFPSVGLARHVGTLGSTAPAVFNAANEECVDAFLAGQLPFNGIMDTVTAVVSEHGTPAPGTPLSLADVLEAETWARARARELSAKATAEARA comes from the coding sequence ATGAGCGACAGCCCCGCCCCCCTCGCCGATCCGCATCTCCTCTTCGACACCGCGGACGGCCGCCGGGATCTGGTGATCCTCGGCTCCACCGGGTCCATCGGCACCCAGGCCATCGACCTGGTCCTGCGCAACCCCGACCGCTTCCGGGTCACCGCGCTCTCGGCCGCCGGCGGCCGGACCGGCCTCCTCGCCGAGCAGGCTCACCTCCTGCGGGTGAAGACGGTCGCCGTCGCCGACCCGGGCGCCGTCCCCGCCCTGCGCGAGGCACTGCGCGAGCGGTACGGGGCCGGGGAGCCGCTCCCCGAACTCCTCGCCGGACCCGACGCGGCGGCCACCCTCGCCGCGAGCGACTGCCACACCGTGCTCAACGGGATCACCGGCTCCATCGGGCTCGCCCCGACGCTGGCCGCGCTGAAGGCGGGCCGTACGCTCGCCCTCGCCAACAAGGAGTCGCTGATCGTCGGCGGCCCGCTGGTGAAGGCGCTCGCCGCCCCCGGCCAGATCATCCCGGTCGACTCCGAGCACGCCGCGCTCTTCCAGGCACTGGCGGCCGGCAAACGCGCCGACGTCCGCAGACTCGTCGTCACCGCGTCCGGCGGGCCCTTCCGGGGCCGTACGCGCGAGGAGCTGGCCGACGTCACCCGCGAGCAGGCCCTGACCCACCCCACCTGGGCCATGGGACCGGTCATTACCATCAACTCCGCGACGCTCGTCAACAAGGGTCTTGAGGTCATCGAGGCACATCTCCTCTACGACATCCCCTTCGACCGCATCGAGGTCGTGGTCCACCCGCAGTCCTACGTGCACTCCATGGTGGAGTTCACCGACGGCTCCACGCTCGCCCAGGCCACCCCGCCCGACATGGGCGGACCCATCGCCATCGGGCTCGGCTGGCCCGAGCGCGTCCCGGACGCGGCCCCCGCCTTCGACTGGTCGAAGGCGTCCACGTGGGAGTTCTTCCCGCTGGACACCGAGGCCTTCCCGTCGGTCGGCCTCGCCCGCCATGTCGGTACGCTCGGCTCCACGGCACCCGCCGTCTTCAACGCGGCCAACGAGGAGTGCGTCGACGCCTTCCTCGCCGGACAGCTGCCGTTCAACGGAATCATGGATACGGTCACCGCTGTGGTGTCCGAACACGGCACCCCCGCCCCGGGAACCCCGCTCAGCCTCGCGGACGTCCTCGAAGCGGAAACCTGGGCCCGCGCACGGGCCCGGGAACTCTCGGCGAAAGCGACAGCGGAGGCGCGCGCATGA
- a CDS encoding M50 family metallopeptidase yields MSLTSVLLTVLGIAVFVVGLLFSIAWHELGHLSTAKMFGIRVPQYMVGFGPTIWSKQKGDTEYGIKAIPAGGYIRMIGMFPPGADGRLEARSTSPWRGMIEDARSAAYEELEPGDEKRLFYTRKPWKRVIVMFAGPFMNLILAVAIFMGVAMTFGFQTQTTEVAGVQQCVISQSEKRDTCKSDDPVSPAKAAGLKEGDRIVAFDGQKVDDWATLSDRIRNTIGPATITVERGGQEVTLNAVLRENAVAKKDGRGDVIPDQYIKAGYLGFAAQTEIVPLSFGDSVVRMGDMIENGVDAIIALPSKIPDLWNAAFSDGRRADDSPVGVVGAARIGGEVMNLDIPAQNQVAMMLFLLAGFNLSLFLFNMLPLLPLDGGHIAGALWESLRRNVAKVFRRPDPGPFDVAKLMPVAYVVAGLFICFTLLVLVADIVNPVKIT; encoded by the coding sequence ATGAGTCTGACCTCGGTCCTGCTGACGGTCCTGGGGATCGCCGTCTTCGTCGTGGGCCTGCTGTTCTCCATCGCCTGGCACGAGCTGGGCCACCTCTCCACGGCCAAGATGTTCGGCATCCGGGTCCCGCAGTACATGGTCGGATTCGGCCCGACGATCTGGTCGAAGCAGAAGGGCGACACCGAGTACGGCATCAAGGCCATCCCGGCCGGCGGCTACATCCGCATGATCGGGATGTTCCCGCCCGGCGCCGACGGCCGCCTCGAAGCCCGCTCCACCTCGCCCTGGCGCGGCATGATCGAGGACGCCCGCTCCGCCGCGTACGAGGAGCTGGAGCCCGGCGACGAGAAGCGGCTCTTCTACACGCGCAAGCCGTGGAAGCGCGTCATCGTGATGTTCGCCGGCCCGTTCATGAACCTGATCCTCGCCGTCGCGATCTTCATGGGCGTCGCGATGACCTTCGGCTTCCAGACGCAGACCACCGAGGTCGCCGGCGTACAGCAGTGCGTGATCTCGCAGAGCGAGAAGCGCGACACCTGCAAGAGCGACGACCCGGTCTCCCCGGCCAAGGCCGCGGGGCTGAAGGAGGGCGACAGGATCGTCGCCTTCGACGGGCAGAAGGTCGACGACTGGGCGACGCTCTCGGACCGCATCCGCAACACCATCGGCCCCGCCACCATCACCGTGGAGCGCGGCGGCCAGGAGGTCACGCTCAACGCCGTCCTGCGCGAGAACGCCGTGGCGAAGAAGGACGGCAGGGGCGACGTCATCCCGGACCAGTACATCAAGGCGGGCTACCTCGGCTTCGCCGCCCAGACCGAGATCGTGCCGCTCTCCTTCGGCGACTCCGTCGTGCGCATGGGCGACATGATCGAGAACGGCGTCGACGCGATCATCGCGCTGCCCTCCAAGATCCCCGACCTGTGGAACGCGGCGTTCAGCGACGGCCGGCGCGCGGACGACTCACCGGTCGGTGTCGTGGGCGCCGCCCGGATCGGCGGCGAGGTGATGAACCTCGACATCCCGGCGCAGAACCAGGTCGCGATGATGCTGTTCCTGCTGGCGGGGTTCAACCTGTCGCTGTTCCTGTTCAACATGCTGCCGTTGCTCCCACTGGACGGGGGGCACATCGCGGGCGCCCTCTGGGAGTCGCTGCGGCGCAATGTGGCCAAGGTCTTCCGGCGCCCCGACCCGGGCCCGTTCGACGTGGCCAAGCTGATGCCGGTCGCCTATGTGGTCGCCGGGCTCTTCATCTGCTTCACGCTGCTCGTCCTGGTGGCCGACATCGTGAATCCGGTCAAGATCACCTGA
- the ispG gene encoding flavodoxin-dependent (E)-4-hydroxy-3-methylbut-2-enyl-diphosphate synthase — translation MTAISLGMPAVPTKLADRRVSRQIQVGSVAVGGDAPVSVQSMTTTRTSDIGATLQQIAELTASGCQIVRVACPTQDDADALATIARKSQIPVIADIHFQPKYVFAAIDAGCAAVRVNPGNIKQFDDKVKEIAKAASETRTPIRIGVNAGSLDARLLKKYGKATPEALVESALWEASLFEEHGFGDIKISVKHNDPVVMVNAYRQLAAQSDYPLHLGVTEAGPAFQGTIKSAVAFGALLSEGIGDTIRVSLSAPPAEEVKVGLQILEALNLKQRRLEIVSCPSCGRAQVDVYKLADQVSAGLEGMEVPLRVAVMGCVVNGPGEAREADLGVASGNGKGQIFVKGEVIKTVPESKIVETLIEEALKIAEQMEKDGIASGEPQVSIS, via the coding sequence ATGACTGCGATTTCTCTCGGAATGCCGGCCGTTCCGACCAAGCTCGCCGACCGACGGGTCAGCCGACAGATCCAGGTCGGCTCGGTCGCGGTCGGCGGTGACGCGCCCGTCTCCGTGCAGTCGATGACGACGACCCGTACGTCGGACATCGGTGCCACCCTCCAGCAGATCGCCGAGCTGACGGCCTCCGGCTGCCAGATCGTCCGGGTGGCCTGCCCGACCCAGGACGACGCCGACGCCCTCGCCACGATCGCCCGCAAGTCGCAGATCCCGGTGATCGCCGACATCCACTTCCAGCCGAAGTACGTCTTCGCCGCGATCGACGCGGGCTGCGCGGCGGTCCGGGTGAACCCGGGCAACATCAAGCAGTTCGACGACAAGGTCAAGGAGATCGCCAAGGCGGCCTCCGAGACCCGCACCCCGATCCGGATCGGCGTCAACGCCGGCTCCCTGGACGCGCGGCTCCTGAAGAAGTACGGCAAGGCCACCCCCGAGGCCCTCGTCGAGTCGGCCCTATGGGAGGCGTCCCTCTTCGAGGAGCACGGCTTCGGCGACATCAAGATCTCGGTCAAGCACAACGACCCGGTCGTCATGGTCAACGCCTACCGCCAGCTCGCCGCCCAGAGCGACTACCCGCTCCACCTCGGCGTCACCGAGGCCGGACCGGCGTTCCAGGGCACCATCAAGTCGGCCGTCGCCTTCGGCGCCCTGCTCTCGGAGGGCATCGGCGACACCATCCGCGTCTCCCTCTCGGCCCCGCCGGCCGAGGAGGTCAAGGTGGGCCTGCAGATCCTGGAGGCGCTCAACCTCAAGCAGCGCCGCCTGGAGATCGTCTCCTGCCCCTCCTGCGGCCGCGCCCAGGTCGACGTCTACAAGCTCGCCGACCAGGTCAGCGCCGGTCTGGAGGGCATGGAGGTCCCGCTGCGCGTCGCGGTCATGGGCTGCGTCGTCAACGGTCCGGGCGAGGCCCGCGAGGCCGACCTCGGGGTCGCCTCCGGCAATGGCAAGGGCCAGATCTTCGTCAAGGGCGAGGTCATCAAGACCGTGCCCGAGTCGAAGATCGTCGAGACGCTCATCGAGGAAGCCCTCAAGATCGCCGAGCAGATGGAGAAGGACGGCATCGCCTCCGGCGAACCCCAGGTCTCCATCAGCTGA
- a CDS encoding GNAT family N-acetyltransferase, which produces MTQTTTRVLEPSDLGAALAILESEPVANAFVTSRVQVAGLDPWRLGGEMWGWYADGRLRSLCYAGANLVPICAGPEAVRAFADRARRAGRRCSSIVGPAEPTALLWRLLEPGWGPAREVRANQPLMVTESPSADVTPDPLVRRIRKDETEVLMPACVAMFTEEVGISPLAGDGGLLYQARVAELIGAGRSFARIDDGKVVFKAEIGAATTQACQIQGVWVAPEHRGKGLSETGMAAVLRYALADVAPVVSLYVNDYNTPARKAYRRVGFRETGTFMSVLF; this is translated from the coding sequence TTGACGCAGACCACCACCCGGGTCCTCGAACCCAGCGACCTCGGCGCAGCGCTCGCCATCCTGGAGAGCGAGCCCGTGGCGAATGCTTTCGTCACGTCCCGCGTGCAGGTCGCGGGACTCGACCCCTGGCGCCTCGGCGGCGAGATGTGGGGCTGGTACGCCGACGGCAGGCTCCGCTCCCTCTGTTACGCCGGCGCCAACCTGGTCCCCATCTGCGCCGGGCCCGAGGCCGTACGCGCCTTCGCCGACCGGGCCCGCCGGGCCGGCCGCCGCTGCTCCTCCATCGTCGGCCCCGCCGAACCCACCGCGCTGCTCTGGCGGCTCCTGGAGCCGGGCTGGGGCCCCGCCCGCGAGGTCCGCGCCAACCAGCCCCTCATGGTCACCGAGAGCCCGTCGGCCGATGTCACCCCCGACCCGCTGGTCCGCCGCATCCGCAAGGACGAGACCGAGGTCCTGATGCCGGCCTGCGTGGCGATGTTCACCGAGGAGGTCGGCATCTCCCCGCTCGCCGGGGACGGCGGACTCCTCTACCAGGCCCGGGTCGCCGAACTCATCGGCGCGGGCCGCTCCTTCGCCCGGATCGACGACGGCAAGGTCGTCTTCAAGGCCGAGATCGGCGCCGCCACCACCCAGGCCTGCCAGATCCAGGGCGTCTGGGTCGCCCCCGAGCACCGCGGCAAGGGCCTCTCCGAGACCGGCATGGCCGCCGTCCTGCGCTACGCCCTGGCCGATGTCGCCCCCGTCGTCAGCCTCTACGTGAACGACTACAACACCCCCGCCCGCAAGGCCTACCGCCGCGTCGGCTTCCGTGAGACGGGCACCTTCATGAGCGTCCTGTTCTGA
- a CDS encoding GNAT family N-acetyltransferase, with amino-acid sequence MAPVTANGPADPGIEVGPIDLAARVDEALHVQAAAFGLSQDEIDVRRHIVLRHLDHPEARALGALTPEGRLVGFVYGLPNDRAHWWSTVVEPYLRATGSDGWLDDSFVITELHVLPGHQQQGIGRTLITTITDGVPHPRSILSAIDKDSPARALYRALGYRDLARQVVFPSAPLPYAVMGAPLPLLRRQG; translated from the coding sequence ATGGCACCAGTCACCGCGAACGGCCCCGCGGACCCCGGCATCGAGGTCGGCCCGATCGACCTGGCCGCACGCGTCGACGAAGCCCTCCACGTCCAGGCCGCCGCCTTCGGGCTCAGCCAGGACGAGATCGACGTGCGCCGCCACATCGTCCTGCGCCACCTGGACCACCCGGAGGCCCGGGCGCTCGGCGCCCTCACCCCCGAAGGGCGGCTCGTCGGCTTCGTCTACGGGCTCCCCAACGACCGCGCCCACTGGTGGTCCACCGTCGTGGAGCCCTACCTGAGGGCCACCGGCTCCGACGGCTGGCTGGACGACTCCTTCGTCATCACCGAGCTCCACGTCCTCCCCGGCCACCAGCAGCAGGGCATCGGCCGCACCCTGATCACCACCATCACCGACGGCGTTCCGCACCCCCGGTCGATCCTCTCCGCCATCGACAAGGACAGCCCCGCCCGCGCCCTCTACCGCGCCCTCGGCTACCGCGACCTGGCCCGCCAGGTGGTCTTCCCCAGCGCCCCGCTCCCGTACGCCGTGATGGGCGCGCCCCTGCCGCTGCTGCGGCGCCAGGGCTGA
- a CDS encoding proline--tRNA ligase, translating to MAQVQRMSRLMIKTLRDDPADAETLSHKLLVRAGYVRRNAAGIWSWLPLGKKVLDNISNVVREEMDAIGAQEVLLPALLPKEPYEASGRWEEYGDLLFRLQDRKGGDYLLGPTHEEIFTQTVKDQCTSYKDLPVMLYQIQTKYRDEARPRSGVLRGREFQMKDSYSFDTTDEGLAHSYALHRAAYIKIFERLGLDHRIVSAVSGAMGGSASEEFLAPAAAGEDTFADCPNCDYAANTEAVTFALAPVDGSAHGAVEELDTPDTPTIETLAAHLGVPASATLKNLLVKVDGEIVAVGVPGHREVDLGKLGEHLAPAVVELVTAEDFVGRDDLVRGYVGPQGLEKVRYLADPRVAPGTAWITGANKDGKHAKNVVAGRDFEVDQYLDVVVVEEGDPCPKCSTGLTLDRAIEIGHIFQLGRKYADTFQLDVLGQQGKPVRVTMGSYGIGVSRAVAALTEQTADDKGLCWPREIAPADVHVVAAGKALQTELALDVSEKLNAAGLRVLVDDRPGVSPGVKFTDSELIGVPKILVAGRRSADGVLELKDRRTGEREELTVDEAIARLTADLG from the coding sequence ATGGCCCAGGTCCAGCGCATGTCCCGATTGATGATCAAGACACTGCGCGACGACCCGGCGGACGCCGAGACGCTCAGCCACAAGCTGCTGGTCCGCGCCGGGTACGTGCGCCGCAACGCGGCCGGCATCTGGTCCTGGCTGCCGCTCGGCAAGAAGGTCCTGGACAACATCTCCAACGTCGTGCGCGAGGAGATGGACGCCATCGGCGCCCAGGAGGTCCTGCTCCCCGCCCTGCTGCCCAAGGAGCCCTACGAGGCGTCCGGCCGCTGGGAGGAGTACGGCGACCTGCTCTTCCGCCTCCAGGACCGCAAGGGCGGTGACTACCTCCTCGGCCCGACCCACGAGGAGATCTTCACCCAGACCGTCAAGGACCAGTGCACGTCCTACAAGGACCTGCCGGTGATGCTCTACCAGATCCAGACGAAGTACCGCGACGAGGCGCGCCCCCGCTCCGGTGTGCTCCGCGGCCGCGAGTTCCAGATGAAGGACTCGTACAGCTTCGACACCACCGACGAGGGCCTCGCACACTCCTACGCCCTGCACCGGGCCGCGTACATCAAGATCTTCGAGCGCCTGGGCCTGGACCACCGCATCGTCTCCGCCGTCTCCGGCGCGATGGGCGGCTCGGCCTCCGAGGAGTTCCTGGCGCCCGCCGCCGCCGGTGAGGACACCTTCGCGGACTGCCCCAACTGCGACTACGCCGCCAACACCGAGGCCGTGACCTTCGCGCTCGCCCCGGTCGACGGCTCGGCGCACGGCGCGGTCGAGGAGCTGGACACCCCCGACACCCCGACCATCGAGACCCTCGCCGCGCACCTGGGCGTCCCCGCCTCGGCCACCCTGAAGAACCTGCTGGTCAAGGTGGACGGCGAGATCGTGGCCGTCGGCGTCCCCGGCCACCGCGAGGTCGACCTCGGCAAGCTGGGCGAGCACCTGGCGCCCGCCGTCGTGGAGCTGGTCACCGCCGAGGACTTCGTCGGCCGTGACGATCTCGTACGCGGCTATGTCGGGCCCCAGGGCCTGGAGAAGGTCCGCTACCTCGCCGACCCCCGAGTCGCCCCCGGCACCGCCTGGATCACCGGCGCCAACAAGGACGGCAAGCACGCGAAGAACGTCGTCGCGGGCCGTGACTTCGAGGTCGACCAGTACCTCGACGTCGTCGTGGTCGAGGAGGGCGACCCCTGCCCCAAGTGCTCCACCGGCCTCACCCTGGACCGCGCCATCGAGATCGGCCACATCTTCCAGCTCGGCCGGAAGTACGCCGACACCTTCCAGCTGGACGTGCTCGGCCAGCAGGGCAAGCCGGTCCGCGTCACGATGGGCTCGTACGGCATCGGCGTCTCCCGCGCCGTGGCTGCCCTCACCGAGCAGACCGCCGACGACAAGGGCCTGTGCTGGCCCCGCGAGATCGCCCCGGCCGACGTCCACGTCGTCGCCGCGGGCAAGGCCCTCCAGACGGAGCTGGCCCTCGACGTCTCGGAGAAGCTGAACGCGGCGGGCCTGCGGGTCCTGGTCGACGACCGCCCCGGCGTCTCACCCGGCGTGAAGTTCACCGACTCCGAGCTGATCGGCGTGCCCAAGATCCTGGTCGCCGGCCGCCGCTCGGCCGACGGCGTCCTGGAGCTGAAGGACCGCCGCACCGGCGAGCGCGAGGAGCTGACCGTCGACGAGGCGATCGCCCGCCTCACGGCCGACCTGGGCTGA
- a CDS encoding aminoglycoside phosphotransferase family protein: MGFEPPQRLVRALGEMYGDGAAADWLDRLPTLTEQAIGAAGADLTVERVAAPGGRSALVLLVRQADGTPAALKFAPPCAEPERERAALAHWNGWGAVKLLDASAADASGALLLERLHHEVSLRSLPEAKALLEAAGTVRRLWVEPPAGHPFETVAERTGRQAEGMRAAAEADPELAPLVDAALAARTELVGSSPELLLLHGNFRQSKVLSGERAPWLTVGPEPLVGERAYDLARLVRDRAEDLIASPGGPVTARRRVKRLAESLEVEQARLHGWTLFRAVESGTRALAEGRRQMGEVNLEFAGWL; this comes from the coding sequence ATGGGTTTCGAACCGCCGCAGCGCCTGGTGCGCGCGCTCGGCGAGATGTACGGGGACGGTGCGGCGGCCGACTGGCTGGACCGCCTCCCCACGCTCACCGAACAGGCGATCGGCGCCGCCGGGGCGGATCTCACCGTGGAACGGGTGGCCGCCCCCGGCGGGCGCAGCGCCCTGGTGCTTCTGGTCCGGCAGGCCGACGGGACCCCGGCCGCGCTGAAGTTCGCCCCGCCGTGCGCCGAGCCGGAGCGGGAGCGGGCGGCGCTGGCGCACTGGAACGGCTGGGGCGCGGTGAAGCTGCTGGACGCGTCCGCCGCCGACGCGTCCGGGGCGCTGCTGCTGGAGCGGCTGCACCACGAGGTGTCGCTGCGTTCGCTGCCGGAGGCCAAGGCGCTCCTGGAGGCGGCAGGCACGGTCCGGCGGCTGTGGGTGGAGCCGCCGGCCGGCCACCCCTTCGAGACCGTGGCCGAGCGGACCGGGCGGCAGGCGGAGGGCATGCGGGCGGCGGCCGAGGCCGATCCGGAGCTGGCCCCGCTGGTGGACGCGGCCCTCGCGGCCCGTACGGAACTGGTCGGGAGCTCTCCCGAACTCCTGCTCCTGCACGGCAACTTCCGCCAGAGCAAGGTGCTCTCCGGCGAGCGCGCGCCCTGGCTGACGGTCGGCCCCGAGCCGCTGGTGGGCGAGCGCGCCTATGACCTGGCGCGGCTGGTGCGGGACCGGGCGGAGGATCTGATCGCCTCCCCGGGCGGCCCGGTGACGGCGCGGCGGCGGGTGAAGAGGCTGGCGGAGTCGCTGGAGGTGGAGCAGGCCCGGCTGCACGGCTGGACACTGTTCCGGGCGGTCGAGTCGGGGACCCGCGCGCTGGCCGAGGGGCGCCGGCAGATGGGCGAGGTCAACCTGGAGTTCGCGGGCTGGCTGTAA